The proteins below are encoded in one region of Lactuca sativa cultivar Salinas chromosome 3, Lsat_Salinas_v11, whole genome shotgun sequence:
- the LOC128132725 gene encoding uncharacterized protein LOC128132725, giving the protein MNRQPTEVVQDEVMNKNNTTENIFGDIQDDKVLEERNDYVGNKFDDDVFDVNDYSEVKEESEERNDNAGNKFDDDVPDEDEIIITGIIDYFDEYDGKEVTPDKPRTRKSSQYLCPPYTEVFVLFINS; this is encoded by the exons atgaaccgacaacctacagag gttgtgcaagatgaagtgatgaataaaaacaatacaactgaaaatatttttggtgATATTCAAGACGACAAG gtgttggaggagaggaatgactatgtggggaacaaatttgatgatgatgtgtttgatgtaaatgattaTAGTGAAGTTAAAGAG gagtcggaggagaggaatgacaatgcggggaacaaatttgatgatgatgtacCGGACGAAGACGAAATAATAATAACGGGAATTATAGATTATTTTGATGAGTATGATGGcaaagaagttacacccgataaaccGAGGACTCGAAAATCATCACAATATTTGTGTCCTCCTTACACCGAggtatttgttttatttataaactcatga
- the LOC128132989 gene encoding uncharacterized protein LOC128132989 — translation MAGIATYPNFMVAWWDVDTVLLPIHSSPNHWLFGELRLASMEVHIYDSLGRGAYEKFKSKGIFSKFERRVANYLDKIKYWARRNIPRIPLNMQFIYEENVPQQSSHLGDCGVFVCMFMEQFVSGQPIRVLIDPKNAALEFRQRMTKNFWGSSLGPM, via the exons atggctggtattgctacgtaccccaacttcatggttgcttggtgggatgttgatacg gtcttattgccgattcattcatcccctaatcattggctatttggggaactacgattagcgtcaatggaagtgcatatttatgacagtcttggtagaggggcttatgaaaaattcaaatctaaaggaatcttttccaaatttgaacgtcgggtggcaaattatttggacaagattaagtattgggcccggaggaacatcccaaggattccattgaatatgcaattcatttatgaagaaaatgttccccaacaaagtagtcatttgggagattgcggtgtttttgtttgtatgtttatggagcaattCGTTTCAGGTCAACCAATACGTGTTCTTATTGACCCAAAAAATGCAGCTTTAGAGTTCCGTCAACGGATGACAAAAAATTTTTGGGGGTCTAGTCTTGGTCCtatgtag
- the LOC111919285 gene encoding F-box/FBD/LRR-repeat protein At3g51530-like: protein MKSDHANVRLVVEEDRISRLPNELIHKILSCFDIKVAVQTCVLSSRWKLLWTSMPFLNFSNVKIPDLCSFAKFMTHVLCGLNHQIHVSSVKLDFKGAANEDFVRNITSYAFSHNVQELAVNNWTIGLHVYPPCLFSSQSLKYFNLSFYGKRACVTLKTPWDFPALTTLHLSGVALCGDLFSKCVNLKNLTLKRFRIKGVDVFDINAPRLSNLRLINNSCSKILKHHNLRILQ, encoded by the coding sequence ATGAAGTCTGATCACGCTAATGTTAGACTCGTGGTAGAAGAAGATAGAATCAGCAGGTTACCAAACGAGCTTATTCATAAGATCTTGTCTTGTTTTGATATTAAAGTTGCAGTTCAAACATGTGTGCTATCATCGAGATGGAAGCTTCTCTGGACATCAATGCCCTTTCTCAATTTCTCAAATGTGAAGATTCCTGACCTCTGTTCGTTTGCCAAATTCATGACTCATGTTCTGTGTGGCCTCAACCATCAAATACATGTGTCTTCCGTAAAGCTAGATTTCAAAGGAGCGGCCAATGAGGATTTTGTGAGAAATATTACAAGTTATGCCTTCTCTCACAATGTGCAAGAACTAGCTGTTAATAATTGGACCATAGGCCTCCATGTTTATCCTCCTTGCCTATTTAGCTCTCAGTCTCTTAAATATTTCAATCTTTCTTTCTATGGAAAGCGAGCTTGCGTTACACTCAAAACTCCTTGGGATTTTCCCGCTTTAACAACATTGCATCTCAGTGGCGTTGCATTGTGTGGTGATCTTTTCTCTAAATGTGTGAACTTAAAGAACCTCACTTTAAAAAGATTCCGGATCAAGGGTGTAGATGTATTTGACATAAATGCCCCTCGACTTTCTAATCTCAGGCTTATCAACAACAGTTGTTCAAAAATATTAAAGCACCACAACTTGAGAATCTTACAGTAG
- the LOC111918883 gene encoding uncharacterized protein LOC111918883, whose product MVSSHGIKLAVHLINIYFGDIVSKVCECLLRKGTLSLQQVLRFTELNKQNATNALLVLIQHNCVQAFSIEQQGGFGEPPKMVTQYMALHDNIIHHMRFPKFLDIVSKELGQECMEIFEGLLQHGRLSMNQIMDRHKGMHKALTSNENTTAADVLHENFSKLAEARYIERCPAHSPFLKTEKEDGAKKKTPKSKMADASQTLEARALAEASLMESIRFLVEADTDTNGAPDDNSKKKPITEAVGEKRKQPETGATNENKEILWRVNFEEFVRRLRHKCCVAHVTTRMDNEAGIVLSAIFDASRRNETIVKMEKTVPLSMDTIYEEAMKSEKGRSLTLERVRDSLVQFGCELPIIGIDETYSIDLKKIIDEAQVQEVESIVMKKYGREAYRIFRLLLQSERLCETDQISITTFVDKKDALKILFQLWKDDLLHMERLGNEGTKMESMYWKLNKVSVWEQVVDDMYHAALNLKLRLEYELHQSDVNGKGKAAGEEEMAKRVKLREKWAVLDSSLMILDDAIMLFRDF is encoded by the exons ATGGTGTCGTCACACGGGATCAAACTAGCGGTACATCTCATCAACATTTACTTCGGCGATATCGTTTCT AAAGTATGCGAATGTCTTCTACGTAAAGGAACGCTATCTCTACAGCAAGTGCTACGATTCACCGAACTCAATAAACAGAATGCTACCAACGCTTTACTTGTGTTGATTCAGCATAATTGCGTTCAGGCCTTCAGTATCGAACAACAAG GTGGATTTGGGGAACCACCAAAGATGGTGACTCAATATATGGCCTTACATGACAACATCATCCACCATATGAGGTTCCCTAAGTTCTTAGATATCGTGTCAAAGGAATTAGGACAAGAG TGCATGGAGATTTTTGAAGGATTACTTCAACATGGTAGATTATCAATGAATCAGATCATGGATAGGCATAAGGGTATGCATAAGGCCTTGACAAGTAATGAAAATACAACTGCTGCTGATGTGTTACATGAAAACTTCAGTAAACTTGCTGAGGCACGCTATATTGAAAGATGCCCTGCTCATTCACCATTTCTTAAAACAGAAAAAGAAGATGGTGCAAAGAAAAAAACTCCAAAGTCTAAG ATGGCTGATGCATCACAGACCTTGGAAGCACGTGCATTAGCAGAAGCATCTCTTATGGAATCAATAAGATTTTTAGTTGAAGCAGATACAGATACCAATGGTGCCCCTGATGACAATAGCAAAAAAAAACCTATTACAGAAGCTGTTGGGGAAAAG CGTAAGCAACCTGAAACAGGGGCTACAAATGAAAATAAAGAAATCCTTTGGCGCGTTAATTTTGAGGAATTTGTACGACGCCTTCGCCACaag TGTTGTGTTGCCCATGTTACAACACGTATGGATAATGAAGCTGGCATTGTTCTAAGTGCAATTTTTGATGCAAGTAGAAGAAATGAAACTATAGTCAAAATGGAAAAAACAG TTCCACTTTCCATGGATACAATATATGAGGAAGCAATGAAAAGTGAAAAAGGAAGAAGTTTGACTTTAGAACGTGTTAGAGATTCACTTGTCCAATTTGGTTGTGAACTTCCCATAATTGGGATAGATGAAACATATAGCATTG ATTTGAAGAAAATCATTGATGAGGCACAAGTTCAGGAGGTTGAATCGATTGTGATGAAAAAATATGGCAGGGAGGCTTACAGGATATTTAGATTATTATTACAAAGTGAAAGGCTATGTGAAACTGATCAG ATATCGATCACTACATTTGTTGATAAGAAAGATGCGTTGAAGATTCTTTTTCAGCTATGGAAAGATGATTTGTTGCATATGGAG AGGCTTGGAAATGAAGGTACGAAGATGGAAAGTATGTATTGGAAACTGAATAAGGTTTCTGTTTGGGAACAAGTTGTGGATGACATGTATCATGCTGCACTTAACTTAAAGCTTCGTCTTGAATATGAGCTTCATCAATCAGAT GTTAATGGGAAAGGAAAGGCTGCGGGAGAAGAGGAGATGGCAAAACGCGTGAAGCTTAGAGAGAAATGGGCGGTTCTAGATTCTTCTCTCATGATCCTTGATGATGCTATTATGCTATTTCGTGacttttaa